One stretch of Hymenobacter sublimis DNA includes these proteins:
- a CDS encoding conjugal transfer protein TraK yields the protein MNSVQDLNKTFITMRTMALSALALLGVVTVASGALLYRAYESTGQRVYVVSDTGSFSAQIGRSAGHTPFEARNLVKTFLLTMFGHDQYSFKHNLDAGLPLIEERGGRFLFESFQRGQVLQNYIRYGARQAVTVDSIHLDMNHRPITGRAYIKQTVFIGDQQSQSKPLGAKFALVETDRSDANPFGLLITDFDFIAYNPPVSQEEKDQLRDQEQARQRKLREEAEAAGVPLPQPAPTTPAPAAQPAQ from the coding sequence ATGAACTCAGTCCAAGACCTGAACAAGACGTTTATCACCATGCGCACGATGGCACTGTCCGCCCTGGCCCTGCTAGGCGTGGTAACAGTAGCCTCCGGTGCGCTGCTTTACCGCGCCTACGAATCAACCGGCCAACGCGTGTACGTGGTCAGTGACACCGGCTCCTTCTCGGCCCAGATAGGCCGCAGCGCGGGGCACACGCCTTTCGAGGCCCGCAACCTGGTGAAGACCTTTCTGCTGACCATGTTCGGCCACGACCAGTACTCCTTCAAGCACAACCTCGATGCGGGCCTGCCCCTGATTGAAGAGCGCGGCGGCCGCTTTCTATTCGAGAGCTTCCAGCGCGGGCAGGTGCTGCAGAACTACATCCGCTACGGCGCCCGCCAGGCCGTGACCGTGGATAGCATCCACCTGGACATGAACCACCGGCCCATCACCGGCCGCGCTTACATCAAGCAAACGGTGTTCATCGGCGACCAGCAAAGCCAGAGCAAGCCCCTGGGGGCCAAGTTCGCCCTCGTCGAAACCGACCGCTCGGATGCCAACCCCTTCGGGCTGCTCATCACCGACTTCGACTTCATCGCCTACAACCCGCCCGTCTCGCAGGAAGAAAAAGACCAGCTGCGTGACCAGGAGCAGGCCCGGCAGCGCAAGCTGCGCGAAGAAGCCGAAGCCGCCGGCGTGCCCCTGCCGCAACCCGCCCCAACGACGCCTGCCCCCGCAGCTCAACCTGCCCAGTAA
- a CDS encoding DUF4138 domain-containing protein, giving the protein MRFPFSFASCALLALLPGLSHAQTLASTATRPAGVQTPHPANVAPKMQLEIAVSDSSTTYLVFPGPVSLVDVGQAPHYLVKIESNAVFVRARRRNPPPTPILVRYGSRYWMGHLVYTHRPVLQLYDFQEGGALGVSAGGKARNGAGVDDALALDQGHEKRELAEARLAKLATAKHADTSGLRTADNDLVLSLANVRNDKDFTYLRLKLRNTTTIDYAVDFTDFELVENSRKKFLGKKKNEARRPLAPAGGAESQTIPARATGYLLYAVPLYAATDRGHLEITLREKFGARVLVLKVPSKVINTAAAI; this is encoded by the coding sequence ATGCGTTTCCCCTTCTCCTTTGCTTCCTGCGCGCTGCTGGCGCTGTTACCCGGCCTGTCGCACGCGCAGACCCTTGCTTCGACTGCCACCCGTCCTGCCGGCGTGCAAACCCCGCATCCGGCTAACGTAGCGCCGAAAATGCAGCTGGAAATCGCCGTTTCCGACTCCTCCACAACCTACCTGGTCTTTCCGGGGCCAGTGTCTCTGGTCGATGTCGGCCAAGCCCCACACTACCTGGTCAAGATTGAAAGCAACGCCGTGTTCGTGCGGGCCAGGCGCCGCAACCCGCCGCCCACACCCATCCTGGTGCGCTACGGCTCGCGCTACTGGATGGGTCACCTGGTGTACACCCACCGGCCGGTGCTGCAGCTCTACGACTTTCAGGAGGGCGGCGCCCTCGGCGTGAGCGCCGGCGGCAAGGCCCGCAACGGCGCCGGGGTAGATGACGCGCTGGCCCTGGACCAGGGCCACGAAAAGCGGGAGCTGGCTGAGGCGCGCTTGGCCAAGCTGGCCACCGCCAAGCACGCCGATACCAGCGGGCTGCGCACGGCCGATAACGACCTGGTGCTTTCGCTGGCCAACGTGCGCAACGACAAAGACTTCACCTACCTGCGTCTAAAGCTGCGCAATACGACTACCATCGACTATGCCGTGGATTTCACCGACTTCGAGCTGGTGGAGAACTCGCGCAAGAAGTTTTTGGGCAAGAAGAAGAACGAGGCCCGGCGGCCCCTGGCGCCCGCCGGCGGGGCCGAAAGCCAAACCATCCCGGCCCGGGCCACGGGCTACCTGCTCTACGCCGTGCCGCTGTATGCGGCCACCGACCGGGGCCACCTTGAAATCACTCTGCGCGAGAAGTTCGGGGCCCGGGTGCTGGTGCTCAAAGTCCCCAGCAAAGTCATCAACACGGCTGCTGCCATTTAA